A region of the Lysobacter sp. K5869 genome:
CGAAATCGGCAGCCGGGTCAGCGCGTAGGCGCCGGCCAGCACGATCACGATCGCGATCACCCACGCCAGGATCGGGCGCTTGATGAAGAAATGGGACATTCGGTTCTCCGCGCGGTCAGCGGCCGGCGCCGGCGGGCGCGTCGGGCTTGCGCGCCGGCGCCTGCTGCACCAGCACCGCCTGCACCTTCATGTCCGGCTCGACTTTCTGCACGCCTTCCACGATCACCCGCTCGCCCGATTTCAATCCTTCCTCGACCAGCCAACGGTCGCCGACGGTGCGCGAGACCCGCACCGCGCGCCGTTCGACCTTGTTGTCGCGGCCGACCACCCAGGCGCTGGCCTTGCCGTCGGCGTCGAGCGCGATGGCCTGCTGTGGCGCCAGCAAGGCGTCGGCGAGCGTGCCTTCCTGGATCGCGGCGCGCACGTACATGCCCGGCAGCAAGGTCAGATCGGGATTGGGCACCACCGCGCGCAGCAGGAAATTGCCGGTGCCCGGATCGACGGTCACGTCCGAGAACTGCAGCCGGCCTGGGTGCGGATAACGCGCGCCGTTCTCCAGCTGGATGCTCACCGATGCGCCCGCGCCGCTGGAACGCAGGCGGCCGGAATCGATCGCCTGCTTGAGCGCGAGCCAGTTCGCGCTGGGCTGGTTCACGTCCACGTAGATCGGATCGAGCTTCTGCACCAGGGCCAGCGGCGCGTCCTGATTGGCGGTGACCAGCGAGCCCTCGGTCACGTCCGACTTGCCGATCCGCCCGGCGATGGGCGAGACGATGCTCGCGTACGCCAGATTGACCCGCGCGCTTTCCAACGCCGCGCGCGCCACGCCGACTTCGGCGTTGGCCTGATCCTCGGCCAACGCCGCGTTCTCGTTGTCCTGCGCGCTGATCGCGTGGATCTTGACCAGCTCGCGCGAACGCCGCGCGGTGGCGCGGGCCGCGTTCGCGGTCGCCTCGGCCTTGCGCAGCGCGGCTTGCGCGCTGTTGTAACTGGCGCGGTAAGTCGCCGCGTCGAGCTCGTACAACGGCTGCCCGGCGCGCACCGCCTGGCCTTCGACGAACAAACGCTTGTGCACGATGCCGCCGACCTGCGGGCGGATATCGGCGACTTGCGTGGCGCGGGTGCGGCCCGGCACGTCCTGAGTCAATTCCAGCGGGCCGCTCTTGAGTTCGACCACGCCCACTTGCGGCGGCGGCTCCGCGCCGTCCTCCTGCGAGCGGCTTTCGCCGCAGGCAGGCAGGATCAACACGGCCGCGCATGCCGCGGCCAACGCCGCGGCTCGTCTTCCTGACCAACGCACGACGATTCCTCCTAGCGGCCGCCCGGCACGGGGCCGTGACTGGCGTCGAGAACGACCGGATCGATGTAGCCGACGCTCTCAAGAATATAGAACTTGCGCAAGTGGAACGTGTCGCGATAGATCGGCTCGTCGCCCTTGGTGATCGAACGGCACACGCCGTCCGGACACAGGCCGCTGAGCGGATCGATCAGGCTGGCGTTATTGTCCTTGGCGATCTGGCGCAGACGCGCCAGGAAGGGTTCGTAAGCCTGCAGCAGGCTTTCCTTGGTCGCCGGCGGGCTGTTGACCTTGAAGCCCGGCGCGAACAGCGTGCGCTGCACCATCTGCCGCGGCGCGAAGCCCGGATTCAGCGGCGCGTTGAGCACGATGTAGACCTTCTTGCCGGACGCGGCGAAGCCTTCGACCATGCGCCGCACGTTGTCCAGCGCCGGATCGGCGACCGGCAGCAGCGGACGCACTTCGCCGACATGGTCGCTGTCGCGGTTGCCGGTGAGGTAGGAGTACCAGGAGAAACCGATCACCACCGATTCGATCGGATCGGTCTTGGCCAGCGCGATCGCGTCGGCCAGCAGCTGCCGGCACTTGGCGTGAGCGACGCGGGTGATTTCGTCGTGCGGCGCGCAGCCCGGGCGCCAGGCGAAGATCGCGCCGCGGCTGTTGCCGGGATTTTCCTTGAGCACCTTTTCGACCCGGCCGTGATACTGCGCCAGGGTGCTGTCGCCGATGAACAAAACCTTCTTGGCGCCGTCGCCGATGTTGAGGATGCCGGGCTCTTCGGGGTACGGGAAATCCTCGTTCTCCGCCGCCAGGATCTTGGCCACGTCGGCCGGAATCGGACGCGAGGGGATCTGGGTCTTGTAGGTCAGCCAGCCGCCGAGCGCGCACACGGCCATGGTCGCGAACAAGCCGCCGGCGACCTTGAAGGTTTTCGGCGAACCGCGCAACGGACGCTCGATGAAGCGATAGGTCAGCCACGCCAGCAGGACCGACAGCGCCACCAGCCCCACGCGCAGCGCCGGGGTGTAGTCGCGCCAGTCCATGGTGTGCGCCAGCGACAGCAGCGGCCAATGCCACAGGTACAGCGGATAGCTGATCAGGCCGACGAACACCATCCAGCGCTGGCTGAGCACGCGCCGGCTGATGAAGCTGTCGGGGCCGGCGGAGATCAGCAGCACCGAGCCGAACACCGGCGCCAGCGCCCACCAGCCCGGGAATTCCATCTTGTTGTGCAGGAACGCGAACGAGCCCAGCAGCAGCACCGCGCCGAGGTTGGCGCGGGCGTTGTCGCCGAACAGGCCGGCGCGCGGCACCCACGCCGGCAGCGCTTCGTGGCCGCCGTGCGCGGCCTTGTTCTGGGTCGCGAACGCGAGCAGACCGCCGAGCGCGAGTTCCCACAAACGGCTGCTCGGCAGGTAGAAGGCCTGCAGCGGATCTTCGTGCACGGACGACACGTTGAGGTAGAACGACACCGCGCTGATCGCCGCGAGCAGCGCGACCTGCCAGCGGCCCAGGCGCCAGGTCGCCCACAGCAGCAGCGGCCAGACGAAGTAGAACTGCTCCTCCACGCCCAGCGACCATAGATGCACGAGCGGCGCCTCGATCGCGCCGAAGTACAGATTGGTGTCGATGAACAGACTCAGGTTGAGCACGAACGCCGCGCCCGCGGCGATGTGTTTGCCCAACTGCTCGAATTCGTCCGGCAACAACACCGCCCAGCCGAGCGCGAACACGGTCAGCATCATCGCGATCAGCGCCGGGAAGATGCGCTTGATGCGGCGGCCGTAGAAGCCCAGCAGGCTGAATTCGCCCTTGTTGAGCGCGCGCAGCAGGATGCCGGTGATCAGAAAGCCGGAAATCACGAAGAAGATGTCGACGCCGACGAAGCCGCCGGGAATCAACTCGGGAAAGGCGTGGAAGATCACCACCGGCAACACGGCGACGGCGCGCAGGCCGTCCACGTCGGGCCGGTAATCCAGATGCGGCGCGGCGGGTTTGGTTTTCGCCGTCGCGGCGGCGACGGCTACGGAAGCTGAGGACATGGGAACACCTGTATTCGTAATCGACTGATTGACTCGGTTCGCACAACGGTGGGGCGCTACGCGCGGGCGCGCGCGGCGCTCATCCGTCGCCGGGTCTGCGCTTGCCCTCCTCGCGCCAGCCCTTGCTGCGGGTCTTCAGCCATTCGACGCGGTCGAGCAGCACGCGCACATAAGCGTCGGTGTACGCCTGCGCGCCGGCCTGGGAGAGATGCGACCACTCGGGAATGTCGAGGTTGCGCATCTGCGCGTAGTCCTCGAAGTTCACCCCGAAGCTGCCGGTTTCGCGCACGATCCGGTCCCAGCCGGTCGCGCGCGGGAAGCGCTGGTGCTCGGCCGCGAGCAGCGGACCGGCCGACGGCGCGCGCAGCCACACCACTTCGCCGCCGCGCGCGCGGATGCGGTCGATGTCGACCTTGGCCTTGGCGATGGTGGAATCGATCAGTTCCTGGCTGGCCGGATCGCCTTCCCAGTACTGCTGCCACACATAGCGCGCGTGCGCGTTCAATTTCGGATCGGTCGCGACCCGGTTCCACAGATACAGCTGGCGGTCGTCGTAGGCTTCGCTGATCTTCCACACCTCCAGCGGTTCCACGCCCGGGCGCACCGGCCAGTCCAGGCGCTTGAGCAGGTCGAAGGCCTTGTAGTTGCTGTCGAGGAAGGCCAGATGGCGCGAGGCTTCCTTGTAGAGATAGTGGCCCGAGCGCTGCGACGGCGACTGGTCCTTGAGGTACTTGAGCACCGACACGCGGCGGCCGTAGTCGTCGGTGAACAGGCTCGGCTCGCTGATGCCGATCACCACCAAGCCCTTGAAGCGCTCGTCGTCGGCCAGATCGTGCAGGAACGGCAGCGAACTGGTCGCCGGCAGCGCGAGCTGCACGGGGCGGCGCCCGGTCAGTTCCTTCCACTTCGCCAGTTCGGTGCCGAACAGGATGCGCGAGTCGCCGATGATGACCACCGCGTCGGCCGGCGAGCGGTCGAGCCGGCGCCGTTCCTCGACCCAGTAATCGCGGTCGTCGTCGAGGTCGCCCGCGGCCAGACCGAGGTTGCGCATCGCCATTTCCCACCCGAGCATCAGCGCGAAGGTGGTGACCAACACCGCGACCATGATCTTCGGCCATGGATGATCCGGCACCGGCCGCTGCAGCCCGGTGCCGAAGCTGCTTTCGGAGTCGGCGGTGGAAACGGCCGATTTCGACCGCTGCGACGGATCCGGGCCGAGCAAGTCCGGCGCGGCCGCGGTGCCGTCAAAACTGGAAGTAGATGAAACCATCGCCATTTCCCTGGGTAATGATGGTCAAGAACAACATGCCGCTGAGCGCGCAAACCACGACCCACGCCGGGGTGCGCGCGACCACGCTTTCCAATTCCTTGTCGCGCATCTTCCAATGCGCGAACAGCGTCGCGGCGATGCACAGCGTGCTGAGGCCGATCTGATACAGCGACAGCACCGGCAGCGCGTCGCGGTGGAAGCCGACCATGCTCTTGAACAGCGACATCGCCTCGGTCAGCGTCGGCGAGCGGAACAGCACGCGCATCGCCGAGACCAAGGTGAAGGTGAACAGCATCATGGTGATCGCGTACCAAGCGCCCTGCGGAAAACGCCAGCCCTTGGTCCAGCGGCGCAGCAGGCGTTCGGCGCACAGCATCAATCCGAACACGCCGCCCCAGACCACGAAGGTCCAGTTGGCGCCGTGCCACAGGCCGCTGATGAGCAGGGTGATCATCAGATTGACGTTGGTGCGCAGCTCGCCCTTGCGGCTGCCGCCGAGCGGGAAGTAGACGTAGTCGCGCAGCCAGGTCGAGAACGACATGTGCCAACGCCGCCAGTACTCGGCCACGCCCACCGCCGCGAACGGCGCGCGGAAGTTGTTGGGGATGCTGAAACCCAGGCACATCGCCGCGCCGATGGCGGTGATCGAGTAGCCGGCGAAGTCGAAGAACACCTGCGCCGAGAACGAGATCGTCGCCACCCACGCGTCCAGGCCGTTGACCGGTTCGCCCCAGCCGTAGACCGCGTCGGCCGCCGGCGCCAGCATCGCGTCGGCCAGCACCACTTTTTCGAACAGGCCGAAGATCATCAACGCCAAGCCCCAGCCCAACTGGTTGGCCGTGGCGGTGCGCGGACGCTGGAACTGCGGCACCAGATCGGCGGTGCGCAGGATCGGGCCGGCCACCAGCTGGGTGAAGAAGGCCACGAACAAGGCGAAATCGAACAGCTTCGGAATCGGCTCGACCCGCTTCCAGTACACGTCCAGGGTGTAGGACATCGAATGGAAGATGTAGAACGAGATGCCGACCGGCAGCAGGATGTCCCACTTCGGCGCCTTGTACTCCACGCCGATCAATCCCATCAACGCCGCCCAGTTCTCCTGCGCCCAGTTGCCGTACTTGAAGAAGGCCAGGAAGCTGAGGTTGAACATCAGCGACAGGATCAGCCACAGCTTGCGCTTGCGTTGATCGGTCTGACGGTGGATCTGCAGCGCCGCGGCCCAGTCGACCGCGGTCGACGCCCACAGCAGCAACAGGAACGGCGGGTTCCAGGCGGCGTAGAACAGATAGCTCGCCACCAACAGATTGGCCTTCTTGACCGACCACGGCAGCTTCAGGTTGTGCAGGAACAGCACGACCACGAAAAACACCAGGAACGTGAGCGAATTAAAGACCACGGCGACTCTCCATTCCTTGGATGCGGGCGGCGCTCATCGCAGCCACCGCCACGCCGCCCACGCGATCGCGCCGGCGACGCCCACGGCCAACGCGGCCGCCGCCCGGTTGAGGATCGCGTCCTGCCGCCGCGCCCGCGCCTTGGCCTCGCCGTAGGGCATGGTGGTGTGGGCGATCATCGTGTACAGCGGCAGCCAACGCTTCGGCCACACGCGGTTGAGCGCGATGTCCAGGCGCTTGCGCGCGACGAACCACGGCGACTGCACTTTCTTGCGCAGCTCGACGAAGTTCTCCTTGGACAGCTCGCACAGCACGTCGGTGTGCTGGCGCCGCGCCTGCTCGTAAGCGCGCAGCGCCGCGGCGCGGTCGTCCGGGTGGCTTTCCAGCGCGTTCACCAGCACGCAGCAGTCCTCGAACGCCGAGTTCATGCCCTGGCCGTAGAACGGATACACCGCGTGGCAGGCGTCGCCGACCAGCGCGGCCCAGTCGCCGAACGCCCACGGCGCGGTGCGCGTGGTGATCAGCGAGCCGATCGGATGGCGGCTCCACTGTTCGAGCAACCCCGGCAGCAGCGCGACCAGATCGGGGAAGTACTTGCCGATCAGCGCGGTGATCTGCTCGGGCGTGCGCACGGTCTCGAAGCTGTCCTCGCCCTCGAACGGCAGGAACAAGGTCAGCGTGTGCGAGCCGTCGCGATTGGGATGCGAGACGAACAGGCAATGGCTGCGCGGCCACACGTGCAGCGCGGTCAGCTCGATCACCGACTTGCCGTCGGCGTCCGGCGCCAGGGTCAGTTCCTTGTAGCCCCACTCCAGGTATTCCTGGTGGTAGTTGGCGCGCACCCCGCGCTGCAGCTCGCGCCGCGCGCTGGAGAACGCGCCGTCGGCGCCGACCATCCACTGCGGCCGCACGCTCACCGGGCCGTCGTCGGTCTCGAACTCGAGCGTGCGCGATTCCTTGTCGATCCGCGCCAGCCGGTGGCCGAAGTGCAGCCGCACCTGCGGATGCTTCTCGGCGTGATCGAGCAGCAAATGCCCCAGTTCGTTGCGGTCGATCGAATGCAGGACTTCGCCGGCGTCCTTGCCGTAGGGCTGGTAACGGGTGCTGCCGTCGGGCGCGTGGATCACCCGGCCGCTCATCGTCACCGCCGTATCCAGCACGGTCTGCAGCAGGCCGACCAGTTCCAGCGCGCGCATTCCGCGCTTGGACAGGCCGAGGTTGATCGAGCGGCCTTCGCGGCCGCCGCGGTTGCGCGGGTCGTTCTGGCGCTCGTACAGATCCACCGCGTAACCGCGCTGGGCCAGCGCCAAGGTCAGCAGCGAACCGGCCAGACCGCCGCCGACGATGGCCACGCGCCCGCTCTGCGGCGGCGCATGCGCATCGGGCGCGTTGGCGGCGTCGGCGCCGCCGGCGAGATCGAGGAGGTTCGCGTTCATGCCGGTTCCGCCGCCTCGTCGCGCGCTTGCGCGCTGCGCGCCTGCGGCGCCGGCGCGCGCATCGACACTTCGGCGACGATCAGCTTCTCCAGCGCGTCGTTGAACTTGACCGGCTTGAGCGAGCCGCCGAGCCGGTACAGGTACGAACGCAGGAACGCCGCGCGCTCTTGCGGCGAGT
Encoded here:
- a CDS encoding efflux RND transporter periplasmic adaptor subunit produces the protein MLILPACGESRSQEDGAEPPPQVGVVELKSGPLELTQDVPGRTRATQVADIRPQVGGIVHKRLFVEGQAVRAGQPLYELDAATYRASYNSAQAALRKAEATANAARATARRSRELVKIHAISAQDNENAALAEDQANAEVGVARAALESARVNLAYASIVSPIAGRIGKSDVTEGSLVTANQDAPLALVQKLDPIYVDVNQPSANWLALKQAIDSGRLRSSGAGASVSIQLENGARYPHPGRLQFSDVTVDPGTGNFLLRAVVPNPDLTLLPGMYVRAAIQEGTLADALLAPQQAIALDADGKASAWVVGRDNKVERRAVRVSRTVGDRWLVEEGLKSGERVIVEGVQKVEPDMKVQAVLVQQAPARKPDAPAGAGR
- a CDS encoding acyltransferase family protein; amino-acid sequence: MSSASVAVAAATAKTKPAAPHLDYRPDVDGLRAVAVLPVVIFHAFPELIPGGFVGVDIFFVISGFLITGILLRALNKGEFSLLGFYGRRIKRIFPALIAMMLTVFALGWAVLLPDEFEQLGKHIAAGAAFVLNLSLFIDTNLYFGAIEAPLVHLWSLGVEEQFYFVWPLLLWATWRLGRWQVALLAAISAVSFYLNVSSVHEDPLQAFYLPSSRLWELALGGLLAFATQNKAAHGGHEALPAWVPRAGLFGDNARANLGAVLLLGSFAFLHNKMEFPGWWALAPVFGSVLLISAGPDSFISRRVLSQRWMVFVGLISYPLYLWHWPLLSLAHTMDWRDYTPALRVGLVALSVLLAWLTYRFIERPLRGSPKTFKVAGGLFATMAVCALGGWLTYKTQIPSRPIPADVAKILAAENEDFPYPEEPGILNIGDGAKKVLFIGDSTLAQYHGRVEKVLKENPGNSRGAIFAWRPGCAPHDEITRVAHAKCRQLLADAIALAKTDPIESVVIGFSWYSYLTGNRDSDHVGEVRPLLPVADPALDNVRRMVEGFAASGKKVYIVLNAPLNPGFAPRQMVQRTLFAPGFKVNSPPATKESLLQAYEPFLARLRQIAKDNNASLIDPLSGLCPDGVCRSITKGDEPIYRDTFHLRKFYILESVGYIDPVVLDASHGPVPGGR
- a CDS encoding MBOAT family O-acyltransferase, with product MVFNSLTFLVFFVVVLFLHNLKLPWSVKKANLLVASYLFYAAWNPPFLLLLWASTAVDWAAALQIHRQTDQRKRKLWLILSLMFNLSFLAFFKYGNWAQENWAALMGLIGVEYKAPKWDILLPVGISFYIFHSMSYTLDVYWKRVEPIPKLFDFALFVAFFTQLVAGPILRTADLVPQFQRPRTATANQLGWGLALMIFGLFEKVVLADAMLAPAADAVYGWGEPVNGLDAWVATISFSAQVFFDFAGYSITAIGAAMCLGFSIPNNFRAPFAAVGVAEYWRRWHMSFSTWLRDYVYFPLGGSRKGELRTNVNLMITLLISGLWHGANWTFVVWGGVFGLMLCAERLLRRWTKGWRFPQGAWYAITMMLFTFTLVSAMRVLFRSPTLTEAMSLFKSMVGFHRDALPVLSLYQIGLSTLCIAATLFAHWKMRDKELESVVARTPAWVVVCALSGMLFLTIITQGNGDGFIYFQF
- a CDS encoding NAD(P)/FAD-dependent oxidoreductase is translated as MNANLLDLAGGADAANAPDAHAPPQSGRVAIVGGGLAGSLLTLALAQRGYAVDLYERQNDPRNRGGREGRSINLGLSKRGMRALELVGLLQTVLDTAVTMSGRVIHAPDGSTRYQPYGKDAGEVLHSIDRNELGHLLLDHAEKHPQVRLHFGHRLARIDKESRTLEFETDDGPVSVRPQWMVGADGAFSSARRELQRGVRANYHQEYLEWGYKELTLAPDADGKSVIELTALHVWPRSHCLFVSHPNRDGSHTLTLFLPFEGEDSFETVRTPEQITALIGKYFPDLVALLPGLLEQWSRHPIGSLITTRTAPWAFGDWAALVGDACHAVYPFYGQGMNSAFEDCCVLVNALESHPDDRAAALRAYEQARRQHTDVLCELSKENFVELRKKVQSPWFVARKRLDIALNRVWPKRWLPLYTMIAHTTMPYGEAKARARRQDAILNRAAAALAVGVAGAIAWAAWRWLR